The Christiangramia flava JLT2011 genome has a segment encoding these proteins:
- a CDS encoding LexA family transcriptional regulator yields the protein MGTPGSIEVKHFKEVREEHNYTQAEFAVLLGINNSTADIERGKTKLSGKVVAELLRQFGINPLWLFGDSGQKYLKISKGDVSPKVVTVDNSDNENIVLVNQKAAAGYPHNIGDVEWYHQLPAFDFPLPEFRNATYRGFQIEGDSMLPDYRPGEWVMGKAVASIDEATNNRVYVIVMYDSVLVKKLQKLPDPTKVLLISLNEEYLPLEISIGEIQEIWQVNSKLTFNLDNPSNSGLFQELQRSMNELKKELQSFKRA from the coding sequence ATGGGTACACCGGGAAGCATCGAAGTAAAACATTTTAAAGAAGTTCGGGAAGAACACAATTATACCCAGGCTGAATTTGCAGTGCTGCTGGGAATTAACAATTCCACCGCAGATATTGAACGCGGAAAGACCAAGCTCTCCGGAAAAGTGGTTGCGGAATTGCTTCGCCAATTTGGAATTAATCCCTTATGGCTGTTTGGGGATAGTGGGCAGAAATACCTGAAAATTTCCAAAGGTGATGTAAGTCCAAAAGTTGTGACCGTTGATAATTCAGACAATGAAAACATTGTTTTGGTTAACCAAAAGGCCGCTGCCGGTTATCCTCATAATATCGGCGATGTGGAATGGTACCATCAACTGCCGGCTTTTGATTTTCCGTTACCGGAATTCCGTAATGCGACTTATCGTGGCTTCCAGATAGAAGGTGACAGTATGTTGCCCGATTATCGTCCCGGTGAATGGGTAATGGGAAAGGCTGTTGCAAGTATTGATGAAGCCACTAATAACCGCGTGTATGTAATTGTGATGTACGATTCGGTTTTGGTAAAGAAACTTCAAAAGCTGCCTGATCCTACAAAAGTTTTGCTGATTTCCTTAAATGAAGAATATCTTCCGCTGGAGATCAGTATTGGGGAAATCCAGGAAATCTGGCAGGTAAATTCGAAATTAACTTTCAATCTGGACAATCCTTCTAATAGTGGTTTGTTTCAGGAATTACAACGTTCCATGAATGAATTGAAAAAAGAGCTTCAGTCTTTTAAAAGAGCATAA
- a CDS encoding 3-deoxy-D-manno-octulosonic acid transferase, which produces MQTVYNALINLSGIVLKSAGFFSGKLQKFTEGRKELFPKLENFCTHDQKRIWVHAASLGEFEMAVPVLKVLKEEFPDHQIVVSFFSPSGYENKKKHQYVDFFTYLPLDTPHNAQQFLEILAPEMAIFVKYDFWPNFLLELKRRKIRSFLISGVFKSSQLFFQSYGKWMQKSLQAFEHFFVQDKRSAELLKQIGFTNCTVAGDNRFDRVAAQLEGSNSIDFIETFKNDKTLFVFGSSWPADEALYIDYINKNPSTKFLIAPHEIHAEKIARLESRLKLQTVKYSEMKPEYLAKSQVFILDTIGYLGKSYSYADIAYVGGAAGNTGLHNVLEPATFGIPIITGEHIQKFPEALQLEKLAGLFKVSTASEFEKIAGKLLTDIEFRQKTGMISGHFINSNTGATRIFQEYISL; this is translated from the coding sequence ATGCAAACTGTTTACAACGCCCTCATTAATTTAAGCGGAATCGTGCTGAAATCGGCTGGATTCTTCAGCGGTAAGCTTCAAAAATTCACTGAAGGCAGGAAGGAACTTTTCCCGAAACTGGAAAATTTCTGTACACATGATCAGAAACGTATTTGGGTGCATGCCGCATCACTGGGAGAATTTGAGATGGCAGTTCCGGTTTTAAAAGTTCTGAAGGAGGAATTTCCCGATCATCAAATTGTGGTAAGCTTTTTTTCCCCTTCCGGCTATGAAAACAAAAAGAAACATCAATATGTTGATTTTTTCACTTATCTGCCGCTTGACACACCTCATAATGCCCAACAATTTCTAGAAATCTTAGCTCCCGAAATGGCCATTTTTGTAAAGTATGATTTCTGGCCCAACTTTTTGCTGGAATTAAAGCGACGAAAGATCAGGAGTTTTTTGATTTCCGGCGTATTTAAAAGCAGTCAGCTTTTTTTTCAGTCCTATGGAAAATGGATGCAAAAATCGCTTCAGGCTTTTGAACATTTTTTTGTGCAGGATAAACGGTCTGCAGAATTATTGAAGCAGATCGGTTTTACGAACTGCACGGTTGCCGGTGACAATCGCTTTGATAGAGTGGCGGCGCAGTTAGAGGGCAGTAATTCCATAGATTTCATCGAAACTTTTAAAAATGACAAGACCCTTTTCGTTTTCGGAAGTTCCTGGCCTGCTGATGAAGCGCTATATATTGATTATATCAATAAAAATCCCTCAACGAAGTTCCTCATTGCTCCGCATGAGATTCATGCAGAAAAAATAGCCAGACTGGAATCTCGACTGAAACTTCAAACGGTGAAGTATTCGGAAATGAAACCAGAATATTTGGCAAAAAGTCAGGTTTTTATCCTTGACACTATTGGTTATTTAGGCAAATCCTACAGTTATGCAGATATCGCCTATGTAGGTGGTGCAGCTGGCAACACCGGACTTCATAATGTTTTGGAACCCGCCACTTTCGGCATCCCGATTATTACCGGGGAACATATTCAAAAATTCCCGGAAGCGCTTCAGCTTGAAAAACTGGCTGGACTTTTTAAAGTTTCAACCGCTTCGGAGTTTGAAAAAATTGCTGGAAAACTGCTAACAGATATTGAGTTTCGTCAAAAAACAGGAATGATTAGCGGTCATTTTATCAATTCCAATACCGGAGCTACCAGGATTTTCCAGGAGTATATTTCCTTATAA
- a CDS encoding DegT/DnrJ/EryC1/StrS family aminotransferase, producing MKKIQMVDLKGQYEGIKDEVNASMQEILESTAFINGPQVHDFQKELQEYLGVKHVIPCANGTDALQIAMMGLGLKPGDEVITADFTFAATVEVIALLQLTPVLVDVDPKTFNIDTEAIKRAITPNTKAIVPVHLFGQTANMDEIMKIAREHDLFVIEDNAQAIGANYHSANGNSQKAGTIGDVAATSFFPSKNLGCYGDGGAIFTNNDELAHDIRGIVNHGMYERYHHDVVGVNSRLDSFQAGVLRAKLPKLDHYNSQRQQAAEKYTSALKNVEGIETPFLEGKEDTHVYHQYTLKIKDGKRDALAKHLQEKGIPFGIYYPIPLHRQKAYLDERYNEADFPVTNMLVQEVISLPMHTELDDEQINFITSAIKEFLA from the coding sequence ATGAAAAAGATTCAGATGGTTGACCTGAAAGGTCAATATGAAGGAATTAAGGATGAAGTGAATGCTTCCATGCAGGAAATCCTGGAAAGCACGGCCTTTATTAACGGCCCGCAGGTTCATGATTTTCAAAAGGAGCTGCAGGAATATCTTGGTGTGAAACATGTGATTCCCTGCGCCAACGGAACAGATGCCCTGCAAATAGCCATGATGGGACTCGGGCTCAAACCAGGTGACGAGGTGATTACTGCCGATTTTACCTTTGCGGCAACTGTGGAAGTGATTGCATTATTGCAACTAACTCCGGTGCTCGTAGATGTTGACCCTAAAACCTTTAATATCGATACGGAAGCCATTAAAAGAGCGATCACGCCCAATACGAAGGCTATTGTGCCAGTTCATCTTTTCGGTCAAACCGCCAATATGGATGAGATCATGAAAATTGCCAGGGAACATGATCTGTTCGTGATTGAAGATAATGCACAGGCAATTGGGGCCAATTACCATTCCGCCAACGGAAACTCTCAAAAAGCAGGAACTATAGGCGATGTAGCGGCAACCTCTTTTTTTCCCTCTAAAAATTTAGGATGTTATGGTGATGGTGGCGCCATTTTCACCAATAACGATGAGTTAGCCCATGACATTCGCGGGATCGTAAACCATGGAATGTACGAACGTTACCATCATGATGTGGTGGGTGTTAATTCCAGGTTGGATAGTTTCCAGGCTGGAGTTTTGAGGGCCAAACTGCCAAAACTGGATCATTATAATTCCCAGAGACAGCAGGCTGCGGAAAAATATACCAGTGCTTTGAAGAATGTGGAGGGGATAGAAACCCCGTTCTTAGAAGGTAAGGAAGATACCCATGTTTACCATCAGTATACGCTGAAGATCAAAGACGGAAAGCGTGATGCGCTTGCCAAACATCTTCAGGAAAAAGGAATCCCGTTTGGGATCTATTATCCAATTCCGCTTCATCGACAGAAGGCTTACTTGGATGAGCGGTATAATGAGGCCGATTTCCCGGTTACCAATATGCTTGTACAAGAGGTAATTTCCTTGCCGATGCATACCGAGCTGGATGATGAGCAGATAAATTTTATCACCAGTGCGATTAAGGAGTTTCTAGCTTAA
- the fabD gene encoding ACP S-malonyltransferase yields MKAYVFPGQGAQFSGMGADLYDQSPEAKDLFDQANDILGFSITDIMFEGSAEDLKQTKVTQPAVFLHSVILSKVLGDQFQPDMVAGHSLGEFSALVANKTLNFEEGLKLVAQRAQAMQHACELEASTMAAVLGLEDELVEAVCAETEGVVVAANYNCPGQLVISGEVAAVERACENLKERGAKRAMLLPVGGAFHSPLMEPARKDLAAAIENTLFNDPICPVYQNVSTFAVSSPEEIKKNLIFQLTAPVKWTQSVQNMIKDGATSFVEVGPGKVLQGLVKKIDRSAETSSATIL; encoded by the coding sequence ATGAAAGCATACGTATTTCCCGGTCAGGGCGCGCAATTTAGCGGAATGGGTGCCGATCTTTATGATCAGTCACCCGAAGCCAAAGACCTTTTCGATCAGGCAAACGACATACTTGGTTTTTCTATAACCGATATCATGTTTGAAGGTTCTGCGGAAGATCTGAAGCAAACAAAAGTTACACAACCCGCCGTTTTCCTTCATTCAGTTATTCTAAGCAAAGTTCTTGGTGACCAATTTCAACCAGATATGGTCGCTGGACATTCATTGGGGGAATTTTCGGCCCTGGTTGCCAATAAGACCCTGAATTTTGAAGAAGGCCTTAAACTGGTAGCTCAAAGAGCTCAGGCCATGCAACATGCCTGCGAACTGGAAGCTTCAACCATGGCCGCCGTTTTAGGTCTGGAGGATGAACTAGTGGAAGCTGTATGCGCAGAAACTGAAGGCGTTGTGGTGGCAGCAAATTATAATTGCCCTGGCCAGCTCGTGATCTCAGGAGAAGTAGCCGCTGTTGAAAGAGCCTGTGAAAATCTAAAGGAACGAGGTGCAAAACGAGCGATGTTGCTTCCTGTTGGCGGTGCTTTTCATTCACCTTTAATGGAGCCGGCAAGAAAAGATCTGGCGGCAGCAATTGAAAATACCCTATTCAATGACCCTATCTGCCCGGTTTACCAGAACGTTTCCACTTTCGCAGTAAGCAGCCCTGAAGAGATTAAAAAAAACCTGATCTTCCAGCTTACCGCTCCGGTTAAATGGACACAGTCTGTTCAAAATATGATCAAAGACGGTGCTACCAGCTTCGTGGAAGTTGGCCCTGGAAAAGTTTTACAGGGATTGGTCAAGAAAATAGATCGTTCCGCTGAAACCAGTTCAGCTACCATTTTATAA
- a CDS encoding pyridoxamine 5'-phosphate oxidase family protein gives MSTKNLYDAEAREKIKSIVEDSKTGMLVTKIGDKPLNAVPMYTKQVDDHGALWFLSRSDSEHNRNIEDDREVQLLYCNNADKEYISIFGEAFIETNKEVLDELYSKIDDAWFEQGKDDPALTGIKVNPSEAYYWDNKSNKYITLFKIGMAALSGERKDIGEKGKLNV, from the coding sequence ATGAGTACGAAAAATTTATACGATGCGGAAGCACGAGAAAAGATCAAATCTATTGTGGAAGATTCTAAAACCGGAATGCTGGTTACGAAAATAGGCGACAAACCATTAAATGCCGTACCCATGTATACCAAGCAGGTTGATGATCACGGCGCTTTATGGTTTTTAAGCCGAAGTGACAGCGAACATAATCGCAACATCGAGGACGATCGCGAAGTTCAATTGTTATACTGCAATAATGCCGACAAGGAATACATCAGCATTTTTGGAGAAGCTTTTATTGAAACAAATAAAGAAGTGCTTGACGAACTGTATTCCAAGATCGATGATGCCTGGTTCGAGCAGGGAAAAGATGATCCCGCTCTAACCGGGATCAAGGTCAATCCTTCTGAAGCATATTACTGGGATAATAAATCGAACAAATATATTACCCTATTTAAGATAGGCATGGCGGCGCTTAGCGGTGAACGAAAAGATATTGGTGAAAAAGGAAAGCTGAATGTCTAA
- a CDS encoding fructosamine kinase family protein yields MSESEKTELFYQIAEKHQFSFREYNRLTGGDINEVFLLKGQDSLVLKLNDAQAFPGMFEAESRGLHSLKSTEAIDVPAPIATGTLGKYSYLLVEYRETAPKSSNFWTIFGEQLARLHRNTSKNFGFEDDNYIGSLPQHNDFRKNCADFYVDMRLVPQIDLAEKQGFYLPISEAFYKNCRQLLPDEPPALIHGDLWNGNFLVNAYGQPCLIDPATAYAAREMDLAMMQLFGGFSPELFNVYQEEFPFTEGWKQRIPLWQLYYLLVHLNIFGSSYLGQVTSIIKSFS; encoded by the coding sequence ATGAGCGAATCTGAAAAAACCGAATTATTTTACCAGATCGCTGAAAAACACCAATTCTCGTTTCGAGAATATAATAGACTCACAGGTGGCGACATCAATGAGGTTTTTCTATTAAAAGGGCAGGATAGCCTGGTTTTAAAACTGAACGATGCACAGGCCTTCCCCGGAATGTTTGAAGCAGAAAGTCGAGGACTTCATAGTTTAAAATCTACTGAAGCTATAGACGTCCCCGCTCCTATCGCTACCGGAACACTTGGAAAGTATAGCTATTTGTTGGTGGAGTATCGGGAAACAGCTCCCAAAAGCTCTAATTTCTGGACGATATTTGGAGAACAGCTCGCCAGGCTCCATAGAAATACCAGTAAAAACTTTGGCTTTGAAGATGATAATTATATCGGCAGTCTCCCGCAGCACAATGACTTCAGAAAGAATTGCGCCGATTTCTACGTGGACATGCGGTTAGTTCCGCAGATTGATTTGGCCGAAAAACAAGGTTTTTATCTTCCCATTTCCGAGGCTTTTTATAAAAATTGCCGGCAACTTTTACCCGATGAACCGCCTGCCCTGATCCACGGTGATCTTTGGAACGGAAATTTTCTTGTAAACGCATATGGACAACCCTGCCTGATCGACCCTGCAACGGCCTATGCTGCCCGGGAAATGGATCTGGCAATGATGCAGCTTTTCGGTGGTTTTTCTCCAGAATTGTTCAACGTATACCAGGAAGAATTTCCTTTTACCGAAGGCTGGAAGCAACGAATACCACTTTGGCAATTGTACTATTTACTGGTACACCTCAATATCTTTGGATCTTCCTACCTGGGTCAGGTCACTTCAATCATCAAAAGCTTCAGCTGA
- a CDS encoding dihydrofolate reductase translates to MLTLIAAAAENNALGKDNDLVWHLPDDFKRFKRLTSGHHIIMGRKTFESFPKLLPDRTHIVITRKKDYQPEGVIVVHSMEEAIRAAKLDEQAFIIGGGEIYEMGMSHADRIELTRVHAEFEADAFFPEIDRNIWKIVKDQFHDKDEKHDYSFTYLTYERI, encoded by the coding sequence ATGCTCACTCTGATAGCCGCAGCTGCGGAAAATAACGCTCTAGGAAAAGACAATGATCTCGTTTGGCACTTGCCAGACGATTTTAAACGATTCAAAAGACTTACCTCGGGCCACCACATTATCATGGGACGTAAAACTTTCGAATCCTTTCCAAAACTGCTTCCTGATCGCACCCATATCGTGATCACCAGAAAAAAAGACTATCAACCGGAAGGTGTCATCGTGGTCCATTCTATGGAAGAAGCCATCAGGGCGGCAAAACTGGATGAACAAGCCTTTATTATTGGTGGCGGTGAGATTTACGAAATGGGCATGAGCCATGCCGATCGGATAGAGCTCACCCGCGTTCATGCCGAATTTGAGGCAGACGCTTTTTTTCCGGAAATAGATCGAAATATATGGAAGATCGTAAAGGACCAGTTTCATGATAAAGATGAAAAACACGACTACTCCTTTACCTATCTTACCTATGAGCGAATCTGA
- a CDS encoding 2TM domain-containing protein, with amino-acid sequence MFSKKKNESKIDYEQRELYENARARTKQKKNLFRHFVVYLIGAVFLIVLNVVIGYQEDFKPLGYNWFVWAVLLWTLLFLIHFFNVFIVNSLMGKEWEAKQVDRLVKKQKEKIAKLQAKVEKDHPLPDNRQALPKEEPNIRIEPNDPDRPINS; translated from the coding sequence ATGTTCTCTAAAAAGAAAAACGAATCTAAAATAGATTACGAGCAGCGGGAACTCTATGAGAATGCCAGAGCCAGGACAAAGCAAAAAAAGAATCTATTTCGGCATTTTGTGGTCTACCTGATCGGAGCGGTATTCCTGATCGTTCTCAACGTCGTGATCGGGTACCAGGAAGATTTCAAACCTCTTGGCTATAACTGGTTCGTTTGGGCAGTTTTACTCTGGACACTGCTTTTTCTTATTCATTTTTTCAACGTTTTCATCGTAAATAGTTTGATGGGCAAGGAATGGGAAGCCAAACAGGTAGACCGTCTGGTTAAAAAGCAAAAGGAGAAAATTGCCAAATTACAGGCGAAGGTGGAGAAAGATCATCCGCTACCCGATAACCGGCAGGCGCTCCCAAAAGAAGAACCCAATATTCGAATCGAACCTAACGATCCCGATAGACCAATAAACAGTTAA
- a CDS encoding aminotransferase class V-fold PLP-dependent enzyme: MDNLRKGFPVLEQYTYLNTAASGLLPEKVWEYRQEHDLDFLIQASILKEKQGKVLTGVREAVGQFFNCQPNRVALVPNFSYGFNSLLESIASEKPKKALLLKGDYPSINWPVESRNFEVVYAEIDQNLEQNIRQKLEQEQPDFFAFSIVQYISGVKLSPKFLKELKADFPDVILMADGTQYFGTERFDFDDSGLDVALSSCYKWLNAGYGNGFMLFNESVQGKLAPKHLGFGSLQGKYKAHEGNFIGKFEPGHQDTLNYGSIKIALEVIKQKGMDAIATQVTALKTMAMKRFAQAGLVPEWIAERPDFSPLFNINGDEKLFQKLRGEGIITSQRGEGIRVSVHYFNTSEDLEHLFSVLKI; the protein is encoded by the coding sequence ATGGATAATTTAAGAAAAGGCTTCCCGGTACTGGAACAATACACCTATTTGAACACTGCCGCGTCTGGTTTATTACCCGAAAAGGTTTGGGAATACCGCCAGGAACATGATCTTGATTTTTTGATCCAGGCCAGTATTCTGAAGGAAAAGCAGGGAAAAGTCCTAACAGGTGTTCGGGAGGCGGTAGGTCAATTTTTCAATTGTCAGCCCAATCGGGTAGCGCTTGTTCCTAATTTTTCCTATGGTTTCAATAGCCTTCTGGAAAGTATCGCTTCGGAAAAACCTAAAAAAGCCCTGTTGCTGAAGGGAGATTATCCCTCTATAAACTGGCCGGTGGAATCGCGGAATTTCGAGGTGGTATATGCTGAAATTGATCAGAATCTCGAACAAAACATTCGGCAGAAACTCGAACAGGAGCAGCCAGATTTTTTTGCCTTCAGTATCGTGCAATATATCAGTGGGGTCAAGTTGAGTCCCAAATTTCTGAAAGAGCTGAAAGCCGATTTTCCCGACGTGATTCTGATGGCTGATGGGACCCAATATTTTGGAACAGAGAGATTTGATTTTGATGATTCCGGTCTGGATGTGGCGCTGAGCAGCTGCTACAAATGGCTCAATGCGGGCTACGGAAACGGTTTTATGCTCTTTAACGAGAGCGTACAGGGCAAACTTGCTCCCAAACATCTTGGCTTTGGTTCGTTGCAGGGAAAATACAAGGCTCACGAAGGAAATTTTATCGGGAAATTTGAGCCGGGTCATCAGGATACGCTGAACTACGGAAGTATCAAAATAGCGCTCGAAGTCATCAAGCAGAAAGGTATGGATGCGATTGCTACTCAGGTTACAGCCCTAAAGACAATGGCCATGAAGCGTTTTGCTCAGGCTGGCTTGGTCCCGGAATGGATAGCAGAAAGACCAGATTTTTCACCTCTTTTCAATATTAATGGGGATGAAAAACTGTTTCAGAAACTTCGCGGTGAAGGCATCATTACTTCGCAAAGGGGAGAAGGGATCAGGGTAAGCGTGCATTATTTCAATACTTCTGAAGACCTGGAACACCTGTTTTCGGTTTTGAAAATCTAA
- a CDS encoding isoamylase early set domain-containing protein, with amino-acid sequence MSITKQYLKSKPECKITFTFPSAEADQVAVAGDFNNWEPTSLKKFKNGTFKAQMNVPVDSEYQFKYVVDGQWTNDAEADGYKWNDFAASENSVVVV; translated from the coding sequence ATGTCAATTACAAAACAATACCTGAAATCCAAGCCGGAGTGTAAGATCACTTTTACTTTTCCTTCTGCTGAAGCCGATCAGGTGGCGGTTGCAGGAGATTTCAATAACTGGGAACCAACTTCTCTGAAGAAATTTAAAAACGGAACTTTCAAGGCTCAAATGAACGTTCCTGTAGATAGCGAATATCAGTTTAAATATGTTGTAGACGGGCAGTGGACTAATGATGCCGAGGCCGATGGTTACAAGTGGAATGACTTTGCCGCGTCTGAGAACAGCGTGGTAGTTGTTTAA
- a CDS encoding DUF427 domain-containing protein: MKAVWNGSVIAESEETRIVESNHYFPMDSLKPEYFTNSKKETRCAWKGKAAYFHLHVKGEVNEDAAWYYPKASYAAKPIENYVAFWKGVKVTV, encoded by the coding sequence ATGAAAGCCGTCTGGAATGGCTCGGTCATCGCGGAAAGTGAGGAAACCCGCATCGTGGAAAGCAACCATTATTTTCCAATGGATTCCCTAAAACCGGAATATTTCACCAACAGTAAGAAGGAAACTCGCTGTGCATGGAAAGGCAAAGCTGCTTATTTCCACCTTCACGTAAAGGGGGAGGTAAATGAAGATGCCGCCTGGTATTATCCGAAGGCAAGCTATGCCGCTAAACCCATAGAGAATTATGTGGCATTTTGGAAAGGGGTTAAAGTCACCGTATAG
- the egtD gene encoding L-histidine N(alpha)-methyltransferase has product MKNESQITFQSAFAEDTYKGLSSYPKFLYSKYIYDEKGDKLFQQIMDMPEYYLTSCEFDILEMNAPEIADSFQHPEGVDLIELGAGDGKKTKVLLKELLKKEYDFQYLPVDISQHALDDLQQSLKKELPAVKVKPQQGTYFKTLEKLSEYNSRKKVILVLGSNIGNLSHKEAVNFLKNIQTAMSKEDMLFMGFDQKKDPQVILNAYNDESGITAAFNKNLLERINRELEANFDLDAFRHWETYDPETGTAKSFLVSETAQTVRIKSLELEVKFDKWESIHTEISQKYDDHIVQWLADNAGLVIENDFHDVANCYKNYIFRRK; this is encoded by the coding sequence ATGAAAAACGAATCACAGATCACTTTCCAGTCGGCATTTGCCGAAGATACCTACAAAGGTTTGAGCAGCTACCCGAAGTTTCTCTATTCCAAATACATCTATGATGAAAAAGGCGATAAGCTTTTTCAGCAAATCATGGACATGCCGGAATATTACCTCACTTCCTGCGAATTCGACATACTGGAAATGAATGCGCCAGAAATTGCCGATTCTTTTCAGCATCCTGAAGGTGTGGACCTGATCGAACTGGGCGCAGGCGATGGAAAAAAAACTAAAGTACTTCTGAAGGAACTTCTAAAAAAAGAATATGATTTTCAGTATTTACCGGTGGATATCAGCCAGCATGCACTGGATGATCTTCAGCAATCTTTAAAAAAAGAATTACCGGCCGTAAAGGTAAAACCTCAGCAAGGCACCTATTTTAAAACCCTGGAAAAACTTTCAGAATACAATAGCCGAAAAAAGGTCATTTTGGTTCTGGGCAGTAATATTGGCAATCTTTCTCATAAGGAAGCAGTAAATTTCCTGAAGAACATCCAAACCGCAATGAGCAAGGAGGATATGCTTTTCATGGGATTCGACCAGAAAAAAGATCCGCAGGTAATTTTAAATGCCTATAACGATGAGTCCGGGATCACCGCAGCATTCAACAAGAATTTACTGGAGCGCATCAATAGGGAACTGGAGGCCAATTTCGACCTCGACGCCTTTCGACATTGGGAAACCTATGATCCTGAAACTGGAACTGCAAAGAGCTTTTTAGTCAGCGAAACAGCTCAAACCGTTAGAATCAAATCGCTGGAATTGGAAGTGAAATTTGACAAATGGGAAAGTATTCACACTGAAATTTCTCAAAAATATGATGATCATATCGTTCAATGGCTGGCTGATAATGCGGGGCTGGTCATTGAAAATGACTTTCATGACGTCGCAAACTGCTATAAAAATTATATCTTTAGGAGAAAGTAA